In the genome of Limnothrix sp. FACHB-406, one region contains:
- a CDS encoding DedA family protein, translating into MKEWIVEIIGSLGYFGIGFLMFLENLFPPIPSELIMPLAGFTASQPNNNLELIPAIAAGVIGTVLGAYPWYYIGKLVNEERLERWADKYFKWIGISGEDVGKSKTWFQKHGAKAVFLGRMVPGIRTLISLPAGIEEMPLVPFTIYTTLGTIIWTTALTTLGYKLGSNYELVDEYLSPVSKIVLGILVLCFAAWLLKKNLDLRNKGNG; encoded by the coding sequence ATGAAAGAGTGGATTGTTGAAATTATTGGTTCCCTGGGCTATTTCGGCATTGGGTTCCTGATGTTTTTGGAAAACCTATTTCCGCCGATTCCTTCCGAATTGATCATGCCCTTGGCGGGGTTTACGGCTTCGCAGCCCAATAACAACCTAGAACTGATTCCGGCGATCGCAGCGGGTGTAATCGGCACGGTTTTGGGAGCCTATCCCTGGTACTACATTGGCAAACTGGTCAATGAAGAGCGCCTAGAACGTTGGGCAGATAAATACTTCAAATGGATCGGGATTTCCGGCGAGGATGTGGGGAAATCCAAAACCTGGTTCCAAAAGCATGGCGCTAAAGCTGTGTTCTTGGGTCGGATGGTTCCGGGAATTCGGACACTGATTTCACTCCCGGCGGGCATTGAAGAAATGCCGCTCGTTCCCTTCACGATCTACACCACCCTTGGCACGATCATTTGGACAACGGCTCTCACCACCTTGGGCTACAAACTTGGCTCCAACTATGAGCTGGTTGATGAATATCTCAGCCCGGTTTCTAAGATCGTGTTGGGGATTTTGGTGTTGTGCTTTGCGGCTTGGTTGCTCAAGAAAAACCTGGATTTACGCAACAAGGGTAACGGTTAA
- the ruvX gene encoding Holliday junction resolvase RuvX gives MTEVAAIALDIGRKRIGVAGCDRLGLLASPIATIERQSFEQDVAALRAIAQERQATLLVAGLPLTMDGEDSAQTRHARKWAKRYATAIGLPFVLVDERLSSVEAEELLRSRGLQPSRDKGSIDRYAAAAILQRWLDEQRI, from the coding sequence ATGACAGAAGTGGCGGCGATCGCCCTGGATATTGGGCGCAAACGAATTGGGGTGGCGGGGTGCGATCGCCTTGGGTTACTGGCCAGCCCGATCGCCACGATCGAGCGGCAATCTTTTGAGCAAGATGTGGCAGCGTTGCGGGCGATCGCCCAAGAACGCCAGGCTACATTGTTGGTGGCCGGGTTGCCCTTGACGATGGATGGGGAAGACAGCGCCCAAACCCGCCACGCCCGCAAGTGGGCCAAGCGCTACGCCACGGCGATCGGGCTGCCGTTTGTGTTGGTGGATGAGCGGCTGAGTTCGGTGGAAGCCGAGGAACTGTTGCGATCGCGCGGCCTCCAACCCTCGCGAGACAAGGGCAGCATCGATCGCTATGCGGCGGCGGCGATTTTGCAACGCTGGCTGGATGAGCAGCGGATTTGA